A genomic segment from Legionella quinlivanii encodes:
- a CDS encoding cyanophycin synthetase family protein, with amino-acid sequence MEILKLNALQGPNYWSTTHTRLIVLELDLLNYETRPSNSLQGFTDALERLFPSLAENPSSDSCEGGFLQRLRRGIPLSSVIEQVALELQSLAGMTCSFGRTQYIASRGVYQIIFSYELEEAGLYAAKTAVSIVECLALCKPYLCLENDLSYLKQIRLLASPAPGILSILKEAEKRNIPYYRLDNEPFYRLGQGCNQRLLCATLGSQNSSIGVDNAYDETAAKKILASQGIPVIQSSSVKGHNFIFLVINFKLAAVIKQNQPITDSKDDNEMTSMEVTAQTHTSFVFLAERVARLMHLHLCEVVIVSEDIRLPLNETSKAIFQVNAAPRIDQYPFVKHIAASVIDMLYPPHQSSRIPIVALTGVKGQPGLAQLIASMADKYDFSSGFTSVNGACIAGQPITLTNDKPFNQARAVLRDPAVNFAVFECDAESIYDFGLAFDHCDIGIVMNVAEESSAFARAKEAILRSVHSKGYCILNADNDLVYSMRTIPDCPVALFSLNADNLRINEHCQQNGLSAYLEDHFLIVRKGNKIKCRIYLPEITESCLAQNILTTVLVFACFEFNLDSIDQKLASILEREKSAPRLSDVVLE; translated from the coding sequence ATGGAAATTTTGAAACTAAATGCTTTACAGGGGCCAAATTACTGGTCAACTACACATACCCGTTTAATAGTCCTCGAACTGGACTTGTTAAACTACGAGACGCGTCCAAGTAACTCACTTCAGGGGTTTACTGACGCCTTGGAAAGATTATTCCCTTCTCTGGCAGAAAATCCCTCTTCGGATAGTTGCGAGGGGGGATTTTTGCAAAGACTGCGAAGAGGTATCCCCTTAAGCAGCGTCATTGAGCAAGTCGCTCTTGAATTACAATCTCTGGCCGGCATGACCTGCAGTTTCGGCAGAACGCAATATATTGCCAGCAGGGGCGTGTACCAGATTATTTTCAGTTATGAATTAGAGGAAGCAGGTTTATACGCGGCTAAAACTGCAGTCTCTATCGTCGAGTGTCTGGCGCTCTGCAAGCCGTATCTATGTCTGGAAAACGATCTGTCCTATCTGAAACAAATCCGACTACTTGCCAGTCCAGCCCCAGGTATTCTTTCTATTTTAAAAGAAGCAGAGAAAAGAAATATTCCTTATTATCGGCTTGATAATGAACCTTTCTATCGGCTTGGACAAGGATGCAATCAAAGGCTTCTTTGCGCAACCCTGGGCTCTCAGAATAGCAGTATCGGTGTTGATAATGCTTATGATGAGACAGCAGCAAAAAAAATTCTGGCTTCTCAGGGTATACCAGTTATTCAAAGCTCGAGCGTCAAGGGTCACAACTTTATCTTTTTAGTCATTAATTTCAAACTAGCCGCGGTGATCAAACAGAATCAGCCAATCACCGATAGCAAAGACGATAATGAAATGACCTCGATGGAGGTTACGGCCCAGACCCATACCTCCTTTGTCTTCCTTGCGGAACGTGTTGCGAGACTAATGCATCTCCACTTATGTGAAGTAGTTATAGTGAGTGAAGATATTCGTTTACCACTTAATGAAACCAGCAAAGCAATCTTTCAAGTGAACGCCGCTCCTCGCATTGATCAGTATCCTTTTGTAAAACATATTGCAGCATCTGTTATTGATATGCTCTATCCGCCTCATCAATCTTCACGCATTCCCATTGTTGCTTTAACCGGTGTCAAGGGGCAACCGGGACTGGCCCAATTAATCGCATCAATGGCGGATAAATACGATTTTTCAAGTGGATTTACATCTGTTAACGGAGCCTGTATCGCTGGACAGCCAATTACCCTCACCAATGACAAGCCATTTAATCAGGCGAGAGCAGTATTAAGGGATCCGGCCGTAAACTTTGCGGTTTTTGAATGCGATGCCGAAAGCATCTATGATTTCGGTCTGGCTTTTGATCACTGTGATATCGGCATCGTAATGAATGTTGCAGAAGAAAGCTCAGCTTTTGCACGAGCCAAAGAAGCCATACTCCGCAGCGTCCACTCTAAGGGCTACTGCATTTTAAATGCAGACAATGATCTGGTTTATTCCATGCGAACAATTCCTGATTGCCCAGTGGCATTATTCAGTCTAAATGCCGATAATTTAAGAATCAACGAACACTGCCAACAAAATGGACTGTCCGCTTATCTTGAGGACCACTTCCTAATCGTTAGGAAAGGCAACAAAATCAAATGCCGCATTTACCTGCCTGAAATAACTGAGAGCTGCCTGGCTCAAAATATCCTGACCACAGTATTAGTGTTTGCTTGTTTTGAGTTTAATCTGGACTCTATCGATCAAAAACTTGCCAGCATTCTGGAGAGAGAAAAATCTGCGCCTCGCTTGTCCGATGTTGTTCTTGAATAA
- a CDS encoding cold-shock protein yields the protein MTERLTGKVKWFDPKKGFGFIHAEGQDYFVHFRNIQATGFRTLTEGAEVSFSPCKEDKGLKACEVEIINPA from the coding sequence ATGACTGAACGATTAACAGGTAAGGTAAAATGGTTTGATCCCAAAAAAGGTTTTGGATTTATCCATGCTGAGGGGCAAGACTATTTTGTGCATTTTCGTAATATTCAAGCGACAGGATTCAGAACATTGACTGAAGGAGCTGAAGTGAGTTTTTCTCCTTGTAAGGAAGATAAGGGATTGAAAGCATGCGAAGTAGAAATTATTAACCCGGCCTGA
- a CDS encoding sensor histidine kinase, whose product MVMGNAEKTNSIPDAEQMMRCLHQLSVQSTSNKNLYSLLQEHLALIIQLFKVSYVQLSLQDADTHQVLVEVGENLSVNPASILRLSQKAERIQNSFYIDNPLLTEGIANRLILIPLLSSAKTALGNLLIYWPHTQKPNDMSISCLELIAYHTGNLLQQREIESLSSLYKTTATEEGYAKKLFLAALSHDLRSPLTSILTWAQLLKTTSSPPDKLKTGLNFIEESALRQNKIIDNLIHISEVLLNKTPMEFEFTDVNSILNKSLQSVISLVQNRNLQVKKCLTPHPLIIRADSFQIKQVFCNLLANAIKFSFESGELLIKTEHLVLNKKSYAQIVFEDHGVGMKKEQLTRILRLFNEDNGIKAKEGMGIGLAFSAYLVKLHSGFMDAESKGENKGSIFKVMIPLV is encoded by the coding sequence ATGGTCATGGGTAACGCTGAAAAAACTAATTCCATTCCTGATGCTGAGCAAATGATGCGTTGCTTACATCAGTTGTCTGTGCAAAGCACAAGTAACAAAAACCTCTACTCTCTTCTCCAGGAGCATCTGGCACTTATTATCCAGCTGTTCAAAGTGTCTTATGTCCAATTGAGCCTGCAGGATGCGGATACTCATCAGGTGCTTGTAGAAGTGGGTGAAAACCTGAGCGTTAATCCCGCTTCCATTTTGCGCTTAAGTCAAAAAGCTGAAAGAATCCAGAATAGTTTCTATATTGATAATCCCCTGCTCACAGAGGGTATTGCAAACCGCCTTATACTCATTCCTTTGTTAAGCTCAGCAAAAACCGCCTTGGGCAATCTTTTAATTTATTGGCCGCATACTCAGAAACCGAATGATATGAGCATCTCCTGTCTTGAGTTAATTGCTTATCATACCGGCAATTTATTACAGCAACGTGAAATTGAAAGTCTCTCCAGTCTTTATAAAACCACGGCAACCGAGGAAGGTTATGCCAAAAAGCTTTTTTTAGCCGCTCTTTCTCATGATCTTCGCTCACCGCTAACTTCAATTTTGACTTGGGCCCAATTACTTAAAACAACCTCATCTCCTCCGGATAAGTTAAAAACCGGTTTAAATTTTATTGAAGAAAGTGCACTTAGACAAAATAAGATTATTGATAATCTTATTCATATTTCCGAAGTGCTTTTAAATAAAACACCCATGGAATTTGAGTTCACTGATGTCAATTCCATTCTTAACAAATCCCTGCAATCAGTAATTTCGCTGGTACAAAACAGAAACCTGCAAGTTAAGAAATGTCTGACGCCGCACCCGCTCATAATCCGCGCGGACTCGTTTCAGATTAAACAGGTTTTTTGTAATTTGCTGGCCAATGCAATTAAATTCAGTTTTGAAAGCGGAGAGTTATTGATCAAAACAGAGCATTTGGTTTTAAATAAAAAGAGTTATGCCCAGATCGTGTTCGAGGATCATGGCGTGGGTATGAAAAAAGAACAATTAACAAGAATTCTTCGACTATTCAATGAGGACAATGGCATAAAGGCTAAAGAGGGAATGGGAATCGGCCTTGCATTTTCTGCCTATCTGGTCAAATTACACAGCGGCTTTATGGACGCTGAAAGTAAGGGAGAGAATAAAGGCTCTATTTTCAAAGTCATGATACCGCTCGTTTGA
- a CDS encoding response regulator transcription factor, with the protein MHKSNFCVYLVEDDLSISRALMALFESVQIEVVCYNDPYLFLEAFQRGEIQNGCIILDVRLPNMGGLELQESLTQSKNLLPVIFITAHGDIEMAVRAMKIGAFDFIPKPFNNQQLLAAVQKSFAAIPLCNTVTRFKDDMMKLTPREKEVLEYVINGKMNKEIGYTLNIALSTVEIHRANIMRKLGMKNLAELINYYLMTRQVNNNYLAGSYNAVSS; encoded by the coding sequence ATGCATAAATCGAATTTTTGCGTCTATCTGGTAGAAGATGATCTTTCCATCAGCAGAGCGCTTATGGCCTTGTTTGAATCGGTGCAAATTGAGGTGGTTTGTTACAATGATCCCTATCTTTTTCTGGAAGCTTTTCAAAGAGGCGAGATTCAGAATGGCTGTATCATTCTGGATGTACGGCTTCCAAACATGGGGGGATTGGAGTTACAGGAGAGTTTGACGCAAAGCAAAAATTTACTGCCTGTTATTTTTATTACTGCGCATGGTGATATTGAAATGGCTGTAAGAGCCATGAAAATTGGCGCGTTCGATTTCATCCCCAAGCCATTTAACAACCAGCAACTGCTGGCTGCTGTGCAGAAGTCATTTGCTGCTATTCCCTTGTGTAATACGGTCACCCGATTTAAAGACGATATGATGAAATTAACGCCTCGGGAAAAAGAAGTTTTGGAATATGTTATTAATGGCAAAATGAACAAAGAGATCGGCTACACCCTCAATATTGCGCTTTCCACAGTAGAAATTCATCGGGCGAATATCATGAGGAAACTGGGAATGAAGAATCTTGCGGAGCTAATTAATTATTACTTAATGACCCGTCAGGTCAATAATAATTATCTGGCAGGTTCTTATAATGCGGTAAGCAGCTAG
- a CDS encoding DUF4286 family protein: protein MIKYEISVEIHPDIFDKYMVWLNTHVGKLLDIEGFLKAEVLTCIETEAVTWKKIKVDYYVKNYLAYQSYLENQAAAMRSEVPDDFKGLYSVERKIYEISEVINH from the coding sequence ATGATTAAATATGAAATCAGCGTGGAAATCCATCCGGATATATTCGATAAATACATGGTATGGCTCAACACGCATGTCGGTAAATTACTTGATATTGAAGGTTTTCTAAAAGCCGAAGTATTGACCTGCATCGAAACAGAAGCGGTTACATGGAAAAAAATCAAGGTCGACTATTATGTGAAAAACTATCTGGCCTATCAGTCCTATCTGGAAAATCAGGCAGCAGCAATGCGCAGTGAAGTACCTGATGATTTTAAAGGACTTTATAGTGTAGAGCGGAAAATTTATGAAATTAGTGAGGTAATTAATCATTAA